A portion of the Cryptomeria japonica chromosome 5, Sugi_1.0, whole genome shotgun sequence genome contains these proteins:
- the LOC131062974 gene encoding disease resistance protein TAO1, with protein MCGSSNDLPDAIGNLSQLQHLDLRKCGSLNRLPDTIGNLSKLKHLTITECVNLNNLPDTIGNLLQLHHLNFTHSVSLNSLPDTIGNLSQLQHLIWCGSLNNLPNTIGNLSQQHLELTNCGSLNSLPDTIGNLSQLHSLRLGGCKSLNNLPDTIGNLSELQLLNLYDCESLNNLPDTIGNLSQLSNLNLSWCENFNSLPNTIGNLPQLQFLDLGGCKSLNNLPDTIGNLFQLQDLDLKACVNLNNLPDTIGTLSQLQYLRLGRCVSLTSLPDSIGNLSQLQ; from the coding sequence ATGTGTGGAAGCTCAAATGACCTCCCTGATGCCATTGGTAACCTGTCACAGCTGCAGCACTTAGACTTGAGAAAGTGTGGAAGCTTAAATAGACTCCCTGATACCATTGGCAACCTATCAAAACTGAAGCATTTGACCATTACAGAGTGTGTAAACTTAAATAACCTCCCTGATACTATTGGCAATCTATTGCAACTGCATCACTTGAATTTCACACACTCTGTGAGTTTAAATAGCCTACCTGATACCATTGGCAACTTGTCACAGCTGCAACACTTGATATGGTGTGGAAGCTTAAATAACCTCCCTAATACAATTGGTAACCTGTCACAGCAGCACTTAGAATTGACAAATTGTGGAAGCTTAAATAGCCTCCCTGACACCATTGGCAACTTGTCTCAGCTGCATAGTTTGAGGTTGGGAGGGTGTAAAAGCTTGAATAACCTCCCTGATACCATTGGCAACCTATCAGAGCTGCAGCTCTTAAACTTGTATGACTGTGAAAGCTTAAATAACCTCCCTGATACCATTGGTAACCTGTCACAGCTGTCAAACTTGAACTTGTCATGGTGTGAAAACTTCAATAGCCTCCCTAATACAATTGGTAACCTCCCACAATTGCAGTTCTTGGACTTGGGAGGGTGTAAAAGCTTAAATAACCTCCCTGATACCATTGGTAACCTGTTCCAGCTGCAGGACTTGGACTTGAAAGCATGTGTAAACTTAAATAACCTCCCTGATACTATTGGCACTCTGTCACAGCTGCAGTACTTGAGATTGGGACGTTGTGTTAGCTTAACTAGCCTCCCTGATAGTATTGGCAATCTGTCACAGCTGCAGTAA